Proteins co-encoded in one Flavobacteriaceae bacterium MAR_2009_75 genomic window:
- a CDS encoding mannobiose 2-epimerase gives MKLSTYSLTLLKGLTIILTALIVSCQQNKSAKPNKDNLHIELQTALNDLADVWYPRTIDSIHGGFWSDFNYKWEKEGKQNKFLVSQARHVWTTATLAHYFKDDDYEKIAAHGYHFLRDKMWDKKHGGFHSLFAIDGDSLKVLSNGKSAYGNSFAIYGLAAYYKVSKDTSALELAKDAFRWLEENAHDPLYGGYFDVLKQDGSWMLDITENDWNYDNFIRKDWKDQNSSIHLLESFTTLYEVWPDPLLRKRLEELLILIRDTITTDKGYLSLHLTRDWKPISFRDSSKAYRKKHFYLDHVSFGHDVETAFLLLEASHRLGFKNDSLTDKKAKQMVDHALEWGWDEENGGFYDGGYYQSDKERSIENRAKVWWAEAEALNSLLLMSQLHSEDTRYYPLFEKQWEYIKTNLIDQKYGGWYPEGIDTDPKATTKDKAQIWKGNYHNIRSLINTIQMIEGKFELSESHVQ, from the coding sequence ATGAAGCTCTCAACCTATTCGCTCACTTTATTAAAAGGGTTGACCATTATTTTGACCGCTTTAATAGTTTCTTGTCAGCAGAACAAGTCAGCCAAACCCAACAAAGACAACCTTCACATAGAGTTACAAACCGCATTGAATGACCTCGCCGACGTATGGTACCCCCGAACAATAGATTCAATACATGGTGGTTTCTGGTCAGATTTCAATTATAAATGGGAGAAAGAAGGTAAACAGAACAAATTCTTGGTGAGTCAGGCGCGCCATGTTTGGACCACAGCTACCCTAGCCCATTATTTTAAAGACGACGATTATGAAAAAATAGCTGCCCATGGCTATCACTTTCTTCGGGATAAAATGTGGGATAAAAAACATGGGGGCTTCCATTCGTTATTTGCGATTGATGGAGATTCACTGAAAGTACTTTCAAACGGTAAAAGTGCCTACGGAAATTCATTCGCTATATACGGACTTGCAGCATATTACAAGGTTTCAAAAGACACCTCGGCCCTTGAACTGGCCAAGGACGCATTCAGATGGCTAGAAGAAAACGCCCATGATCCTCTTTATGGCGGGTATTTTGATGTTTTAAAACAAGATGGCTCCTGGATGTTGGACATAACTGAAAATGACTGGAATTATGACAATTTCATTAGAAAAGACTGGAAAGACCAAAATTCATCCATTCATTTACTCGAAAGTTTTACGACCCTCTATGAAGTTTGGCCTGACCCTTTGCTTCGAAAACGATTAGAAGAACTTTTAATTTTGATACGAGATACGATTACCACCGACAAGGGGTATTTAAGTTTACACTTGACAAGAGATTGGAAACCAATTTCCTTTCGAGATTCTTCAAAAGCCTATAGAAAAAAACACTTTTATCTCGACCATGTCTCTTTTGGTCATGATGTAGAAACCGCTTTTCTTTTGTTGGAGGCATCCCACAGATTGGGTTTTAAAAACGACAGCTTGACCGATAAGAAAGCGAAACAAATGGTAGACCATGCCCTTGAATGGGGTTGGGACGAAGAAAATGGAGGCTTTTACGATGGGGGCTATTACCAGAGCGATAAAGAACGTAGTATCGAAAATAGGGCGAAAGTCTGGTGGGCCGAGGCCGAGGCTCTCAATTCGCTGTTGCTGATGTCTCAATTACATTCAGAAGACACTCGTTATTATCCACTTTTTGAAAAACAATGGGAATACATTAAAACCAATCTCATTGATCAAAAATATGGTGGGTGGTATCCTGAAGGTATTGATACCGACCCGAAAGCCACAACAAAGGACAAAGCCCAAATATGGAAGGGCAACTATCACAACATCAGGTCATTGATAAATACCATACAGATGATAGAGGGCAAATTTGAATTGAGTGAAAGCCATGTTCAATAA
- a CDS encoding Na+/proline symporter — translation MQLSTLDYSFIIVFFSIVLGIGFYVSKKSGKDSSEFFLSGRTMPWWLLGLSMVATTFSTDTPNLVTDFVRTTGVSGNWGWWCFLLTGMLTVFVYAKLWRKSNVKTDLEFYELRYGGKAASFLRKFRAIYLGVIFNVITMSAVTLAAIKIGGIMLGLEPWETVVGAGLITVVFSALGGFKGVVYTDFLLFFVAMAGAVGAAYYLVNIPEVGGIEAIMSNENVKDKLNILPDLSDTKAVITILVIPLAVQWWSSWYPGGEPGGGGYIAQRMLAAKDENHAIGATFFFNIMHYALRPWPWILVALASIVVYPDVASISEAFPNVPADKLGNDLAYSAMLTKLPSGLLGVVLASLIAAYMSTISTQLNWGSSYIVFDFYKQQINPDATEKQMVAVGRLSTVVLMVLSAFLALAMQNAMGVFDLLLSFGAGTGLIFILRWFWWRINAWSEISAMFSSGILSILLATTSLGPFLFDAENGILPDWGQLPFVMIVTTVIWLLATFMTQPESKEVLRSFYIKIQPGGPGWAKVVDDAHTDGEKIKKNDEKWSVPQGLTAMIIGVILIYTIMFATGYWIYGRTTAALVLTVIAAISAFLLIKAWGRMKENIL, via the coding sequence ATGCAGTTATCTACCCTCGACTACAGTTTTATCATTGTATTTTTCTCCATTGTTTTGGGCATAGGCTTCTATGTTTCCAAGAAATCGGGAAAAGACTCATCTGAGTTTTTTCTATCGGGAAGAACCATGCCCTGGTGGCTTTTAGGTTTGTCTATGGTAGCCACAACGTTCTCTACCGATACCCCTAACTTGGTAACCGATTTTGTAAGAACTACAGGTGTTTCGGGCAATTGGGGATGGTGGTGTTTTCTTCTGACCGGTATGTTGACCGTTTTCGTATATGCCAAGTTATGGCGTAAGTCAAATGTTAAAACGGATTTAGAGTTTTACGAATTAAGGTATGGAGGCAAAGCGGCTAGCTTTTTAAGAAAATTCAGAGCCATTTATCTAGGGGTTATTTTCAATGTTATCACCATGTCGGCCGTGACTTTGGCGGCCATAAAGATTGGGGGTATCATGTTGGGCCTTGAACCATGGGAAACCGTTGTGGGTGCAGGACTTATAACTGTGGTGTTTAGTGCTTTAGGTGGGTTCAAGGGGGTGGTCTATACCGATTTTCTCCTATTCTTTGTTGCGATGGCCGGTGCTGTTGGTGCAGCCTATTATTTGGTGAACATTCCTGAAGTGGGGGGTATAGAGGCTATCATGAGTAACGAGAATGTAAAAGACAAACTCAATATTCTACCCGATTTAAGCGATACTAAAGCAGTAATAACCATATTGGTTATACCATTGGCAGTGCAATGGTGGAGCTCATGGTACCCAGGTGGAGAACCAGGTGGTGGTGGTTATATCGCCCAGCGAATGTTAGCTGCAAAAGATGAAAACCATGCTATTGGTGCCACTTTCTTCTTCAATATTATGCATTATGCATTGCGCCCTTGGCCGTGGATTTTGGTCGCTCTTGCGTCGATTGTAGTTTATCCTGATGTTGCCAGTATTTCTGAAGCCTTCCCCAATGTACCAGCAGATAAGTTGGGTAACGACTTAGCTTACTCGGCTATGTTGACCAAACTGCCCAGCGGTTTGTTAGGGGTAGTTTTGGCCTCATTGATTGCAGCATATATGAGTACTATATCGACCCAATTGAATTGGGGCTCGTCATATATCGTATTTGACTTTTACAAACAACAGATAAATCCTGATGCTACCGAAAAGCAGATGGTAGCCGTTGGTAGACTTTCAACTGTGGTTTTAATGGTATTGAGTGCCTTTTTAGCTCTCGCCATGCAAAATGCTATGGGAGTCTTTGATTTATTGCTTTCGTTTGGTGCGGGTACCGGACTTATTTTCATATTAAGATGGTTTTGGTGGCGGATTAATGCATGGAGTGAAATTTCAGCCATGTTTTCGTCAGGTATATTATCCATTTTATTGGCGACTACTTCGTTAGGTCCGTTTTTGTTCGATGCTGAAAACGGCATACTACCTGATTGGGGTCAGCTGCCTTTCGTAATGATAGTAACTACCGTAATATGGTTGCTTGCCACTTTTATGACGCAACCCGAGTCTAAAGAAGTTTTAAGAAGTTTTTATATAAAAATTCAACCAGGAGGACCAGGTTGGGCCAAGGTTGTTGATGATGCCCATACCGATGGTGAAAAAATCAAGAAAAACGATGAAAAGTGGAGCGTTCCACAAGGTCTAACGGCCATGATTATAGGTGTTATACTAATCTACACCATCATGTTCGCTACAGGGTATTGGATATACGGCCGAACCACCGCAGCATTAGTTTTAACCGTAATTGCTGCTATTTCCGCCTTTTTACTGATTAAAGCTTGGGGTAGAATGAAAGAAAATATTTTATAG
- a CDS encoding L-alanine-DL-glutamate epimerase-like enolase superfamily enzyme — MRITHISYERLNLKLSEPYTIAYETIDSTVNFILKVETDSHIVGYGCAAPDKIVTGETAAEVEDAITNTIIPLLKGKDPFTYALILMELKGMLGKKSSSLTMVDMALHDLIARKADVPLYRFLGGFQKSIATSITIGILPLNDTLIQAREFVEKGFTILKVKGGHSLEEDIEKMTRLHEEFPAITLRFDGNQGYSVLDSVAFVKATSQIGIEIFEQPTKLEKEERLGEVMNQVDIPVMADESLKTLTDAFRLAQNERVDMVNIKLMKVGGILEGMHINSVAKAAGIESMIGCNDESALGISAGLHFALSRPNIRYADLDGHLDVLNDPFQDLFHLKNGVLYPTEAPGLGEIKY, encoded by the coding sequence ATGAGAATTACCCATATTAGTTATGAGCGTTTGAACCTAAAACTTTCAGAACCTTATACCATTGCGTATGAGACTATTGATAGCACGGTAAACTTTATTTTGAAGGTGGAGACGGACTCTCATATCGTTGGTTATGGGTGCGCTGCTCCCGACAAAATTGTTACCGGTGAAACTGCAGCTGAGGTTGAAGACGCTATCACCAACACCATTATTCCTCTTTTAAAAGGCAAAGACCCGTTCACCTATGCCCTCATTTTAATGGAACTTAAAGGTATGTTGGGCAAAAAATCTTCATCATTGACCATGGTCGATATGGCCCTACACGATTTAATTGCCCGTAAGGCAGATGTTCCTCTATATCGGTTTTTAGGAGGGTTTCAAAAAAGTATAGCCACAAGTATAACCATTGGCATATTGCCGCTTAATGATACCTTGATTCAAGCTCGGGAATTTGTCGAAAAAGGCTTTACGATACTCAAAGTTAAGGGCGGTCATAGTTTGGAAGAGGACATTGAGAAAATGACCAGGTTACATGAAGAATTTCCGGCGATTACCCTTCGTTTTGATGGAAATCAAGGCTATTCGGTGCTTGATTCGGTCGCATTTGTAAAGGCGACCAGCCAGATAGGAATTGAAATTTTCGAGCAGCCCACCAAACTCGAAAAAGAAGAACGTCTAGGGGAGGTTATGAACCAAGTCGATATTCCTGTGATGGCCGATGAAAGCTTAAAGACGCTGACCGACGCTTTTCGTTTGGCCCAGAACGAAAGGGTAGATATGGTGAACATCAAACTCATGAAAGTCGGCGGTATTTTAGAGGGAATGCACATCAATTCGGTAGCAAAAGCTGCCGGAATCGAAAGTATGATCGGGTGTAATGATGAATCCGCTTTGGGTATTTCGGCGGGATTGCATTTTGCCTTATCAAGACCCAACATCCGTTATGCAGATTTAGATGGGCACCTTGATGTGCTCAATGACCCGTTTCAAGACTTGTTCCACTTAAAAAATGGTGTGCTGTATCCTACGGAAGCTCCAGGTCTAGGCGAAATAAAATATTGA
- a CDS encoding N-acetylneuraminic acid mutarotase — MIRSIALISLIILMINCKETKKDEKKIITEKVEDQASAEWQSVITEDGTEPIARHEAAFVRVGTALYLLGGRDIRPVSIYNTETKSWSEGQKPPIELHHYQPVVFEDKIYVIAALTGKWPSETPTEYIYVYDPETDKWSKGDIIPADRRRGSTGNVLHNGKIYIACGIKNGHIGDHKNWMDSYDPKTGEWKVLSDAPRARDHFQAVLADGKIYAPAGRRTGSEPDNPFGGTVAEVDVYDIESDTWQTLTDPIPTERAGNAAILFENEVWVVGGESSKQEKAHADVEALDLTNNSWRTLPSLKEGRHGTGLISFENDIFIASGCGNRGGSPELTSMEKYASEP, encoded by the coding sequence ATGATACGATCTATTGCTTTGATAAGTTTGATCATCTTGATGATCAATTGTAAAGAAACCAAAAAGGACGAAAAGAAAATAATTACCGAAAAAGTCGAAGATCAGGCTTCCGCTGAATGGCAATCTGTAATTACCGAAGACGGTACAGAACCCATTGCTAGACATGAAGCTGCCTTTGTTAGGGTGGGCACTGCCCTTTATTTGTTGGGCGGAAGGGATATTCGCCCCGTGAGTATCTATAACACTGAAACCAAAAGTTGGTCAGAGGGGCAAAAGCCGCCTATAGAACTTCATCATTATCAGCCTGTGGTGTTCGAAGATAAAATATATGTAATTGCGGCCTTAACGGGAAAGTGGCCTTCTGAGACCCCAACGGAATATATTTATGTGTACGACCCTGAGACTGACAAATGGTCGAAAGGCGATATTATACCTGCTGATAGAAGACGGGGCTCTACCGGAAATGTTTTGCACAACGGCAAAATCTATATTGCCTGTGGAATTAAAAACGGCCATATTGGAGACCATAAAAATTGGATGGATAGCTATGACCCCAAAACGGGAGAGTGGAAAGTTTTGAGCGATGCCCCCCGAGCACGTGACCATTTTCAAGCGGTACTGGCCGATGGAAAAATTTATGCCCCGGCCGGTAGAAGAACGGGCAGTGAACCTGATAACCCTTTCGGGGGAACGGTCGCAGAAGTAGATGTTTATGACATTGAGAGCGATACTTGGCAGACATTGACCGACCCTATTCCTACGGAGCGTGCCGGTAACGCGGCTATACTTTTTGAGAACGAAGTGTGGGTTGTTGGGGGCGAATCTTCAAAGCAAGAAAAAGCCCATGCCGATGTCGAGGCACTTGATTTGACGAACAATTCATGGAGAACCCTTCCCAGCCTAAAAGAAGGAAGACATGGCACCGGACTTATCTCTTTCGAAAATGATATTTTTATTGCGTCAGGCTGTGGAAACAGAGGCGGTTCACCAGAGTTGACTTCAATGGAAAAGTACGCGTCAGAACCCTAA
- a CDS encoding putative NAD-dependent epimerase/dehydratase family protein: MKESIDGKALVYCEGAFNTPNGKTAHGLVRFTERYEIVGVLDRKYKGGDAGEVLDGKPNGIPIFENLEAAIDALEPNGNMPKSLVVGLAPDGGRLPNEATATIKKALQMGWNVDSGLHDFLSNDAVMVQIAAENNCCIRDVRKTPDRDKLHFFTGEIEKVDCLKLAVLGTDSALGKRTTSWLLVHGFRDAGLKSEMIGTGQTAWMQGAKYSMVMDSCINDFVSGEIEHAVVSAYNNEKPDVIVIEGQGSLMNPAYPGGFEILAAGRPDYVILQHAPKREEYDGFPGYKLHSLPEQIIAIEVISGKKVIAITVNHENMQEDEILEACKQITLETKLPAFDVLKYGVEDLIHLLKEKIK, translated from the coding sequence ATGAAAGAATCAATCGATGGCAAGGCCCTTGTATATTGTGAAGGAGCCTTCAACACCCCGAACGGAAAAACAGCGCATGGGCTGGTACGTTTTACCGAGCGTTATGAAATTGTAGGCGTGCTAGATAGAAAGTATAAAGGGGGGGATGCCGGTGAAGTACTTGATGGTAAACCGAACGGAATTCCAATATTTGAAAACCTCGAAGCGGCTATTGATGCCTTGGAGCCCAACGGAAATATGCCAAAATCATTGGTAGTCGGTTTGGCGCCCGATGGGGGCCGTTTGCCCAATGAAGCGACGGCAACGATCAAAAAAGCCCTTCAGATGGGCTGGAACGTTGATAGTGGATTACATGATTTCTTATCTAACGATGCTGTAATGGTTCAAATAGCAGCTGAGAACAATTGTTGCATTCGTGACGTAAGAAAGACGCCGGATCGAGACAAGTTGCACTTTTTTACGGGAGAAATCGAAAAAGTCGATTGTTTAAAATTGGCTGTGTTAGGCACTGATTCTGCCTTGGGCAAAAGAACCACTTCTTGGTTACTGGTTCATGGGTTCAGAGATGCGGGGCTAAAATCTGAAATGATCGGTACCGGGCAAACCGCATGGATGCAAGGGGCAAAATACAGCATGGTGATGGATAGTTGTATAAACGACTTTGTTTCTGGTGAAATCGAACATGCGGTGGTAAGCGCCTATAATAACGAAAAGCCCGATGTTATCGTAATTGAAGGGCAGGGTAGTTTGATGAATCCCGCTTATCCGGGCGGGTTTGAAATATTGGCTGCAGGTAGGCCCGATTATGTTATTCTTCAGCATGCACCCAAAAGAGAGGAGTATGATGGTTTCCCTGGCTATAAACTGCATTCCCTACCCGAACAGATTATTGCCATTGAGGTTATTTCGGGCAAGAAGGTAATTGCCATTACCGTTAACCATGAGAACATGCAAGAAGATGAAATTCTAGAGGCTTGCAAGCAGATTACCTTAGAGACCAAATTACCGGCTTTTGATGTGTTGAAATATGGTGTCGAAGACTTGATTCATCTTTTGAAAGAGAAAATCAAATGA
- a CDS encoding threonine synthase — MDLRDGVKTAENKVSSETKKLSAFVRDKSKSLMDRLESYEDIINLEVGDTGLHRAKSLEREFDIRQLYIKYEGDNPTGTQKDRIAFAQMYDALRRDFSTVSLATCGNYGVAVALAAHLAGLECHIYIPESYHTERIAEMELLGSKIIRIPGNYEDVVKASSELAVANGWYDANPGGSNTPLQISAYSQIATEIFEDLGDAPKYCAVPVSNGTLFAGIYRGFVNLYKRGKTSRIPKMVAASSSKKNPIIQSFLQGLDYCKDLNPEQIKETKYNEPLINWHSFDGEEALYALRESEGEAYNVSDRKLRDMTALLAKKEGFRILPASTAGLIALLELDEQMNFEPDRFVAVLTAKN; from the coding sequence ATGGATTTAAGAGACGGTGTTAAAACCGCTGAAAACAAGGTTTCTTCAGAGACCAAAAAACTAAGCGCCTTCGTTCGGGACAAGAGCAAATCGCTCATGGACCGACTTGAATCGTACGAAGACATTATCAACCTTGAGGTCGGTGATACGGGCCTACACCGAGCCAAATCTTTAGAGCGCGAGTTTGATATTCGCCAGCTCTATATCAAATATGAAGGTGATAACCCTACCGGTACCCAAAAAGACCGCATAGCCTTTGCCCAAATGTACGATGCCCTTCGACGCGATTTTAGTACGGTATCGCTCGCCACCTGTGGAAATTACGGTGTGGCCGTGGCCCTTGCCGCGCATTTGGCAGGCCTAGAGTGCCATATTTATATTCCGGAATCGTACCATACCGAACGAATTGCCGAAATGGAGCTGCTGGGTTCTAAAATTATTCGTATACCTGGTAATTATGAAGATGTGGTCAAGGCCAGCAGCGAATTGGCAGTGGCCAATGGGTGGTATGACGCCAACCCTGGCGGATCGAACACCCCTTTGCAGATCAGTGCTTACTCCCAAATTGCCACCGAGATTTTTGAAGACCTGGGCGATGCGCCCAAATATTGTGCAGTGCCCGTTTCTAACGGAACCCTTTTCGCCGGTATTTATCGCGGATTCGTGAATCTTTACAAACGAGGAAAAACGTCGCGCATTCCGAAAATGGTAGCGGCATCCTCCTCGAAAAAGAATCCGATTATCCAGTCTTTTTTGCAGGGCCTGGATTATTGTAAAGATTTGAACCCGGAACAGATCAAGGAGACCAAATACAACGAACCCTTGATCAACTGGCACAGTTTTGATGGTGAAGAGGCGTTATATGCGTTGAGAGAATCCGAAGGGGAGGCTTATAACGTAAGTGACAGGAAATTGAGAGATATGACCGCCCTGTTGGCGAAAAAGGAAGGCTTTCGCATTTTACCGGCTTCCACTGCTGGCCTAATTGCCTTATTGGAGCTAGACGAACAAATGAATTTTGAACCCGACCGGTTCGTTGCGGTATTGACCGCAAAAAATTAA